Proteins co-encoded in one Leucobacter exalbidus genomic window:
- a CDS encoding LmeA family phospholipid-binding protein yields MAKRKPRWWVRALGVVVVLGLLAGAAEIALRMIIPNIVAGTIRSELKLSDDHPVDVELGGSTLVNAVRGGVGDVTITSPEVPLIEGLIADARVHADFTPFDPTTGEIVGGTAALTVPKNELGPTIELLTQGIAQSGEVRGDELVVGRSVEIFGQDVSITASLRVGVEDGEVTVEPMGLKAAGFDMSAKQLGSVTGSLLEPILKPQQLCVADRLPKGIELSSVDLSSTGSVTIRADLSPTILAVAREQEPGSCE; encoded by the coding sequence ATGGCGAAGCGGAAACCGCGCTGGTGGGTGCGAGCACTCGGCGTGGTCGTCGTGCTCGGCCTGCTCGCCGGCGCGGCCGAAATCGCGCTGCGCATGATCATTCCGAACATCGTGGCGGGCACCATTCGCAGCGAGCTGAAGCTCAGCGACGACCACCCGGTCGACGTCGAGCTTGGGGGATCCACCCTGGTGAACGCTGTGCGCGGCGGGGTAGGGGATGTCACCATCACCTCACCCGAGGTGCCGCTCATCGAGGGGCTCATCGCCGATGCGCGCGTGCACGCCGATTTCACGCCCTTCGATCCCACCACGGGTGAGATTGTGGGCGGCACCGCCGCACTCACCGTGCCCAAGAATGAGTTGGGCCCCACCATCGAGCTCCTCACCCAGGGCATCGCCCAGTCGGGTGAGGTGCGCGGTGACGAGCTCGTCGTGGGCCGCTCGGTCGAGATTTTCGGGCAAGACGTGTCGATTACGGCGTCGCTGCGCGTGGGCGTGGAAGACGGCGAAGTCACCGTTGAACCCATGGGCCTGAAAGCCGCAGGGTTCGATATGTCGGCCAAGCAGCTCGGGTCGGTGACGGGAAGCCTGCTCGAACCGATCCTGAAGCCACAGCAACTGTGCGTCGCAGACCGACTCCCCAAGGGGATCGAACTGTCGAGTGTTGATTTGTCGAGCACCGGATCGGTGACGATCCGGGCCGATCTTTCGCCCACCATTTTGGCGGTCGCCCGCGAACAGGAGCCCGGCAGCTGCGAGTAA
- a CDS encoding LysR family transcriptional regulator: MEVHHLRTLRELRDRGSVTAVAAALHLSPSAVSQQLAALQRGVPVPLTEQQGRVLVLTPAGERVADAGGKVLESLAQVENVVHEYLTAPHETVTVTAFHSAGLAWFPDFIATCMADRKGPTVRCRDEDVSITEFVDLVSEHDVVIAHRPLASEPWPTHRVHVTEVLTEPIDIALHRDHPLAAQQTVRLADLAEESWVAAHEGFALEPLLVQAVSASAGFPINIAHRVNEFNMVAAIIAKTKAVGMLPRYTGLIPYFRDEVVLRPLEGLTVGRHIDILTRPETQARASTRTVIDRFVRIAQETQRRAEA, from the coding sequence ATGGAAGTTCATCACCTGCGCACCCTGCGTGAGCTGCGCGATCGCGGTTCGGTCACCGCGGTGGCCGCGGCCCTGCATCTTTCTCCGTCTGCGGTGTCGCAGCAGCTCGCGGCCCTCCAACGGGGTGTGCCGGTGCCGCTCACTGAGCAGCAGGGGCGCGTGCTCGTACTCACCCCGGCCGGCGAACGCGTCGCCGATGCCGGAGGCAAGGTACTCGAATCACTCGCGCAGGTCGAGAACGTGGTGCACGAGTACCTCACCGCCCCGCATGAGACGGTCACCGTGACCGCGTTTCACAGCGCGGGGCTGGCCTGGTTTCCTGACTTCATCGCGACATGCATGGCCGATCGCAAGGGGCCCACGGTGCGCTGCCGCGACGAAGACGTCTCGATCACCGAGTTCGTTGACCTCGTCAGTGAGCACGATGTGGTGATCGCCCACCGCCCGCTCGCATCTGAGCCCTGGCCCACCCACCGGGTGCACGTCACCGAGGTACTCACCGAACCCATTGATATTGCGCTGCACCGCGATCACCCCCTCGCCGCGCAACAGACGGTGAGGCTGGCAGACCTTGCCGAGGAATCGTGGGTCGCCGCCCACGAGGGGTTCGCGCTCGAACCGCTGCTCGTGCAGGCCGTGTCGGCAAGCGCGGGCTTTCCGATCAACATTGCGCACCGCGTCAACGAGTTCAACATGGTCGCGGCGATCATCGCGAAGACAAAAGCGGTGGGCATGCTGCCCCGCTACACCGGCCTGATCCCCTATTTCAGGGACGAGGTGGTGCTGCGGCCCCTCGAGGGGCTCACCGTTGGCCGTCACATCGATATTCTCACGCGGCCCGAAACCCAGGCCCGGGCCAGCACGCGCACCGTCATTGACCGATTCGTGCGCATCGCGCAAGAGACGCAGCGGCGCGCTGAGGCGTAG
- a CDS encoding homoserine dehydrogenase translates to MNEYRDLRVALLGCGSVGAQVARLIIEHGDELAARIGARLTLSGIAVRDTTAKRDVDLPQELFTSDAERLVQGSDIVIELMGGIEPAKTLILQALQGGADVVTANKALIAAHGPELAEAAEQVGAQLSYEASVAAAIPILRPLRESLAGDHITRVMGIVNGSTNYILDRMDRFGDSSEDAMRVASELGYLEADPTLDVEGYDAAQKATILASIAFHTEVPVDAVYREGIANITLEQIETAKQAGYVIKLLAIAERITSADGEHGVSARVYPALIRRDHPLAAVYGGKNAVFVEAEAAGELMFYGAGAGGAETASAVLGDVVSAARRHVVGGPGIAGSLHAGLTILPVGEVNTSYQVMLEVQDQPGVLARIAGILAEHGVSAASVKQSIADGAHERASLVIGTHIGRESDLAAMVDSLRASDLVHEVTSVLRLEGNE, encoded by the coding sequence GTGAACGAATACCGTGACTTGCGCGTAGCACTTTTGGGCTGCGGCTCAGTGGGCGCCCAGGTAGCCAGACTCATCATCGAGCATGGCGACGAGCTTGCCGCACGCATTGGTGCGCGCCTCACCCTCTCAGGCATTGCCGTGCGCGACACCACCGCGAAGCGCGATGTCGACCTGCCCCAGGAGCTGTTCACGAGCGACGCTGAGCGCCTCGTACAGGGCTCAGACATTGTGATCGAGCTGATGGGCGGCATCGAGCCGGCCAAGACCCTCATTTTGCAGGCGCTGCAGGGCGGCGCTGATGTGGTGACCGCCAACAAGGCGCTCATCGCCGCGCACGGCCCCGAGCTCGCTGAAGCCGCAGAACAGGTCGGCGCCCAGCTGTCATACGAAGCCTCGGTGGCGGCGGCCATTCCCATTCTGCGCCCGCTGCGCGAGAGCCTCGCGGGCGACCACATCACCCGCGTGATGGGCATCGTGAACGGCTCGACCAACTACATTCTCGACCGCATGGATCGCTTCGGTGACAGCTCTGAAGACGCGATGCGCGTTGCGAGCGAGCTGGGCTACCTCGAGGCCGATCCCACGCTCGATGTCGAAGGCTACGACGCTGCCCAGAAGGCAACGATCCTCGCTTCGATCGCGTTCCACACCGAGGTGCCCGTTGACGCGGTTTACCGCGAGGGCATCGCGAACATCACGCTTGAGCAGATCGAAACGGCCAAGCAGGCCGGCTACGTCATCAAGCTGCTGGCGATCGCCGAGCGCATCACCTCGGCAGACGGCGAACACGGCGTCTCGGCGCGCGTCTACCCGGCGCTGATTCGCCGCGACCACCCGCTGGCGGCGGTGTACGGCGGCAAGAACGCCGTGTTCGTTGAGGCCGAAGCCGCTGGCGAACTCATGTTCTACGGCGCGGGCGCTGGCGGCGCCGAGACCGCTTCTGCGGTGCTCGGTGACGTTGTTTCTGCGGCACGTCGCCACGTGGTTGGCGGCCCCGGCATCGCCGGATCGCTCCACGCTGGCCTGACCATCCTGCCCGTGGGCGAGGTCAACACGTCATACCAGGTGATGCTCGAGGTGCAGGATCAGCCGGGCGTACTCGCCCGAATCGCCGGTATTCTCGCCGAGCACGGTGTCTCGGCCGCAAGCGTGAAGCAGAGCATCGCTGACGGTGCGCACGAGCGTGCCTCGCTGGTGATCGGCACCCACATCGGCCGCGAGTCTGATCTCGCCGCCATGGTTGATTCACTGCGCGCGAGCGATCTGGTGCACGAGGTGACGAGCGTACTGCGCCTGGAGGGCAACGAATGA
- a CDS encoding siderophore-interacting protein has translation MTDSTAPVEFPFVIARATVQTVEVLSPSFVRISFGGPELADFGTPGSSFDQRIKLIFPPAEGEFPDLSSAGSEWYQAWLAFPEERRGAMRTYSVRDLIVEGDATTLVVDFVLHLSPGASGPASSWAAQAAAGDDLLIFGPRRGLLEGGGIEYTPGTASTVLLAGDETAAPAIARIIEDLAGRDDAPQVRAFIEVPEAGDRLDIAAAAGCEVHWLPRDGKATGTVLIPAVLQHLGALSDGELTATGSVEIVDVEGEELVWETPQYSRLGEQPAVSENHAESYFWIAGESGTVTTLRRHLVRDLGINRAQVAFMGYWRKGVAMRG, from the coding sequence GTGACTGATTCCACCGCGCCCGTTGAGTTTCCGTTCGTTATTGCGCGAGCGACGGTGCAAACGGTCGAGGTGCTCTCACCGAGCTTTGTACGTATCTCGTTTGGCGGGCCTGAGCTGGCTGACTTTGGCACCCCGGGGAGCTCCTTCGATCAGCGCATCAAGCTGATCTTTCCGCCCGCAGAGGGCGAATTCCCTGACCTCTCATCAGCAGGGAGTGAGTGGTACCAAGCGTGGCTCGCGTTCCCTGAAGAGCGTCGCGGGGCAATGCGCACGTACTCGGTGCGTGATCTCATCGTCGAGGGCGACGCGACGACGCTCGTCGTGGATTTCGTGCTGCACCTGAGCCCCGGTGCCTCGGGGCCGGCATCGAGCTGGGCGGCACAGGCCGCGGCCGGTGACGACCTGCTGATCTTTGGGCCGCGGCGCGGGCTGCTCGAGGGCGGCGGGATCGAATACACCCCGGGCACCGCGTCAACGGTGTTGCTCGCAGGCGACGAGACCGCGGCCCCCGCGATCGCCCGCATCATTGAAGATCTCGCTGGCCGCGATGACGCCCCGCAGGTGCGCGCCTTCATCGAGGTGCCCGAAGCGGGTGATCGCCTCGACATCGCGGCCGCCGCCGGGTGCGAGGTGCACTGGCTGCCCCGCGACGGAAAAGCCACAGGCACGGTGCTTATTCCGGCGGTGCTGCAGCATCTGGGGGCGCTCAGCGACGGTGAGCTCACTGCCACAGGGTCGGTGGAGATCGTCGACGTCGAGGGCGAGGAACTGGTGTGGGAGACCCCGCAATACTCTCGCCTCGGCGAACAACCCGCGGTCAGCGAGAATCACGCCGAATCGTACTTCTGGATCGCGGGGGAGAGTGGCACCGTGACGACCCTCAGGCGGCACCTCGTGCGAGACCTCGGAATCAACCGGGCCCAGGTCGCATTCATGGGGTACTGGCGCAAGGGCGTTGCGATGCGCGGCTAG
- the thrB gene encoding homoserine kinase — protein sequence MSMNADAPQTTYAARSVRVRVPATSANLGPGFDTLGIALAYGDDLTATTRAESGATVHVTGVGEGEVPTDASNLVVRSAAYVYEQLGRELPGLTLEAHNRIPHGRGMGSSGSAIVAGIMIAAGLLESDPESPLSLTEAQLLGFATALEGHPDNVAPALFGGLTIAWTTPEGPKFKKLMVHRGVAPLVLVPSFTMSTELARSLQPEQVPHEDAVFNVSRSALLIAALTQSPELLFESTEDRLHQNYRGAAMPGTRDLIAELRERGYPAVVSGAGPSVLVMSNGPQERLAAADFVAEHHPDWRVLTLAVDTKGATVEPIPAISSRVSQ from the coding sequence ATGAGCATGAATGCTGACGCACCACAGACGACTTACGCCGCACGCTCGGTGCGCGTGCGCGTGCCGGCGACGAGCGCAAACCTGGGGCCAGGGTTTGACACTCTGGGCATTGCGCTCGCCTACGGTGACGACCTCACCGCCACGACCCGAGCAGAATCTGGCGCTACCGTGCACGTCACGGGTGTCGGCGAGGGCGAAGTGCCCACTGACGCCTCGAATCTCGTGGTGCGCTCGGCGGCCTACGTGTATGAGCAGCTCGGCCGCGAACTGCCCGGGCTGACGCTCGAGGCACACAACCGCATTCCGCACGGCCGCGGCATGGGCTCATCGGGCTCGGCGATCGTCGCGGGCATCATGATTGCGGCGGGGCTACTCGAGAGTGATCCGGAATCGCCTCTGTCGCTCACCGAAGCTCAGCTGCTCGGGTTCGCCACCGCGCTTGAGGGGCACCCCGACAACGTGGCTCCCGCGCTGTTTGGCGGGCTCACGATTGCGTGGACCACGCCCGAGGGGCCGAAGTTCAAAAAGTTGATGGTGCACCGCGGTGTCGCGCCGCTCGTGCTCGTGCCCAGCTTCACGATGTCGACGGAACTCGCGCGCAGCCTGCAGCCTGAGCAGGTGCCGCACGAGGACGCAGTGTTTAACGTGTCGCGTTCGGCGCTGCTCATTGCGGCGCTCACGCAGAGCCCCGAGCTGTTGTTTGAATCGACTGAGGATCGCCTGCACCAGAACTATCGCGGTGCAGCGATGCCGGGCACGCGCGACCTGATCGCTGAGCTGCGCGAGCGCGGCTACCCGGCCGTGGTGTCGGGTGCCGGGCCGTCGGTGCTCGTGATGTCGAACGGGCCGCAGGAGCGCTTGGCCGCCGCAGATTTCGTGGCTGAGCATCACCCTGATTGGCGCGTTCTGACGCTTGCGGTCGATACGAAGGGTGCTACAGTGGAGCCGATCCCCGCGATTTCTTCGCGAGTTTCCCAGTAG
- a CDS encoding DMT family transporter, whose protein sequence is MTLATRNLRSHIPDAILLVIAVLWGGSYLSTQDLAHASSAAAVMCARFVPAAIILLAINAARPKVRLRDSTLPGIMLGSLRAATIALETIGVTLTSATNAGLIIALSILLTPIIESAMLKRRLSGALLGSIVLALLGIALLVGGQGFSAMNLGDGLMLLAATTRALLGVAEARAAGMNKSDVLGLTTVEITFGAVIFAVWGGRSLAESLPTFSAANWLTIAYLCLGCTIVAFLGQLWATKRTSASRAGMLLGTEPAWALLAGVMIAGDRIGVLGFVGAIVLLFATWWGARAEQLWRHGHTASIAAADPAAAIAERPLVSLATGPIDRPAP, encoded by the coding sequence GTGACCCTCGCTACGCGCAACCTTCGCAGCCATATTCCCGACGCTATTTTGCTCGTGATTGCCGTGCTCTGGGGTGGCAGCTACCTCTCCACGCAAGATCTCGCTCACGCGTCTTCGGCCGCCGCTGTGATGTGCGCCAGATTTGTGCCCGCCGCCATCATCTTGCTCGCGATCAATGCCGCCAGGCCGAAGGTGCGGCTGCGAGATTCCACCCTCCCTGGCATCATGCTGGGGTCGTTGCGCGCGGCCACCATTGCGCTCGAGACCATCGGCGTGACGCTCACGAGTGCCACCAACGCCGGGCTGATTATTGCGCTGTCGATCTTGCTCACCCCGATCATCGAGTCAGCGATGCTGAAGCGTCGCCTCTCGGGTGCGCTGCTCGGCAGCATCGTGCTGGCACTTTTGGGCATCGCGCTGCTGGTGGGCGGCCAGGGGTTCTCGGCCATGAACCTCGGCGATGGCCTGATGCTCTTGGCCGCCACCACCCGCGCACTGTTGGGCGTCGCCGAAGCGCGGGCGGCGGGCATGAATAAGTCAGATGTGCTCGGGCTTACCACCGTCGAGATCACCTTCGGCGCCGTGATCTTCGCCGTGTGGGGCGGCCGCTCACTGGCAGAAAGCCTGCCCACCTTCAGCGCGGCCAACTGGCTGACCATCGCTTATCTGTGCCTCGGCTGCACGATCGTCGCGTTTCTCGGGCAGCTGTGGGCGACCAAGCGCACCTCGGCCTCGCGCGCGGGCATGCTGCTAGGAACCGAGCCGGCCTGGGCGCTGCTTGCAGGCGTAATGATTGCGGGCGACCGCATCGGCGTGCTCGGGTTCGTGGGCGCAATCGTGCTGCTGTTCGCCACCTGGTGGGGCGCGCGGGCCGAGCAGCTGTGGCGCCACGGGCACACCGCCAGCATCGCGGCAGCAGACCCAGCTGCCGCCATCGCCGAGCGGCCGCTCGTCAGCCTCGCGACCGGGCCCATCGACCGCCCCGCGCCATAA
- a CDS encoding ABC transporter ATP-binding protein has protein sequence MTETRQLAAQHITLSYGDRRIVTDLDLDVPAGRITSIVGANGCGKSTLLRALARLLKPSSGRVTLDGKALHDYPSRELARILGLLPQSPIAPEGITVADLVGRGRHPHQGAFARWSAHDYEVVADALAATGLAELSERAVDELSGGQRQRVWIAMALAQESDVLLLDEPTTFLDVAHQVEVLDLLTDLNRERGTTIVMVLHDLNLAARYSDVLVAMASGSVCAHGAPGEILTPELVHEVFGLDCSIVPDAVSGTPLVLPKGRHHVRATY, from the coding sequence ATGACCGAGACCCGTCAACTGGCGGCGCAGCACATCACCCTGAGCTACGGCGACCGCCGCATCGTCACAGACCTCGACCTCGACGTGCCCGCCGGGCGCATCACCTCGATCGTCGGTGCCAACGGCTGCGGTAAATCAACGCTGCTGCGCGCCCTCGCACGACTACTGAAACCGAGCAGTGGCCGCGTCACCCTCGACGGAAAAGCCCTGCACGACTACCCGTCACGAGAACTCGCGCGCATTCTCGGGCTGCTGCCACAGAGCCCAATCGCCCCCGAAGGTATCACCGTCGCCGACCTCGTCGGCCGCGGCCGCCACCCACACCAGGGAGCCTTCGCCAGATGGAGCGCACACGACTATGAAGTGGTCGCAGACGCGCTCGCCGCAACAGGGCTCGCTGAACTGTCTGAGCGGGCGGTGGATGAACTCTCGGGTGGGCAACGTCAGCGAGTGTGGATCGCGATGGCGCTCGCCCAAGAATCTGATGTGCTGCTGCTCGACGAACCCACCACGTTTCTCGATGTCGCCCACCAGGTCGAGGTGCTCGACCTGCTCACTGATTTGAACCGCGAACGTGGCACCACCATCGTGATGGTGCTGCACGATCTGAACCTTGCGGCGCGGTACTCCGACGTATTGGTGGCGATGGCCAGCGGCAGCGTGTGTGCGCACGGCGCCCCCGGTGAGATCTTGACCCCTGAACTTGTGCACGAGGTGTTTGGCCTCGACTGCAGCATCGTGCCCGATGCCGTATCTGGCACCCCACTCGTACTTCCGAAAGGACGGCACCATGTCCGTGCAACTTATTGA
- the argS gene encoding arginine--tRNA ligase — MTPQELATALARILTEIVAARGLDLVVTEQDTPVERPKNREHGDWASNAAMKFAKRMGVNPRELAQEITAKAAEIEGVAKAEIAGPGFINITLDAASAGETARRVVEQGANYGRTETLKGQNINLEYVSANPTGPLHMGHTRWAALGDSTARVLRAAGATVTSEYYINDAGSQMDKFGRSVLAAALGEEAPEDAYPGEYIQALGAQIKAQLPGLAELAESDRAAAIIEAQELGYQLQLAEIKSSLERFNVHFDVFFSERTLHAKGENGEPSPIESAVERLREQGHVYEDGGATWVRTSAFGDDKDRVFTRGNGIYTYFAADAAYYLSKKDRGFGEKIYLLGADHHGYIGRLSAIAGAAGDNIDTDITVLIGQLVNLNGAKLSKRAGNIIELDDLLEWLGSDALRYSLARFPADSPLALDGEKVRSRTNDNPVFYVQYAHARTCAVDRNAEAAGIDRSAFVPELLTHASETELLGKLQEYPGIIAGAAELREPHRVARFLEELAAAYHRWYDACRVLPLGDEPIGDLHRTRLWLNDAAGQVLRNGLDLIGVSAPERL, encoded by the coding sequence GTGACTCCCCAAGAACTCGCTACCGCTCTCGCCCGCATCCTGACCGAGATCGTCGCCGCACGCGGCCTCGACCTCGTGGTCACCGAACAGGACACTCCGGTAGAGCGACCGAAGAACCGTGAACACGGCGACTGGGCCTCAAACGCCGCGATGAAGTTCGCGAAGCGCATGGGTGTCAACCCGCGCGAGCTCGCACAAGAAATCACCGCGAAGGCCGCCGAGATCGAAGGCGTCGCCAAGGCCGAAATCGCTGGCCCCGGGTTCATTAACATCACCCTCGATGCAGCGAGCGCCGGCGAGACCGCGCGCCGCGTAGTCGAGCAGGGCGCTAACTACGGCCGCACCGAGACCCTCAAGGGTCAGAACATCAACCTCGAGTACGTCTCGGCAAACCCCACGGGCCCCCTCCACATGGGCCACACCCGCTGGGCAGCCCTGGGCGACTCAACCGCTCGCGTGCTGCGCGCCGCTGGCGCCACGGTCACGAGCGAGTACTACATCAACGACGCCGGCTCACAGATGGACAAGTTCGGCCGCTCGGTGCTGGCCGCAGCCCTCGGCGAAGAGGCTCCCGAAGACGCATACCCGGGCGAATACATTCAGGCGCTCGGCGCGCAGATCAAGGCGCAGCTTCCCGGCCTCGCCGAGCTCGCCGAGTCAGATCGCGCTGCCGCGATCATCGAGGCGCAAGAGCTGGGTTACCAGCTGCAGCTCGCCGAGATCAAGAGCTCGCTCGAGCGCTTCAACGTTCACTTCGACGTGTTCTTCTCAGAGCGCACGCTGCACGCCAAGGGCGAGAACGGCGAACCGAGCCCCATCGAGTCGGCCGTTGAGCGCCTGCGCGAGCAGGGCCACGTCTACGAAGATGGTGGCGCCACCTGGGTGCGCACCTCAGCTTTCGGTGATGACAAAGACCGTGTGTTCACGCGCGGCAATGGCATCTACACTTACTTCGCGGCCGACGCTGCCTACTACCTGTCGAAGAAGGATCGCGGCTTCGGCGAGAAGATCTACCTGCTCGGCGCAGATCACCACGGCTACATCGGTCGACTGAGCGCGATCGCTGGCGCCGCTGGCGACAACATCGACACCGATATCACGGTGCTGATTGGCCAGCTGGTGAACCTCAACGGCGCGAAGCTGTCGAAGCGCGCCGGCAACATCATCGAGCTCGACGATCTGCTCGAGTGGCTCGGATCTGACGCACTGCGCTACTCGCTGGCTCGCTTCCCCGCAGATTCGCCGCTCGCGCTCGACGGCGAGAAGGTGCGCAGCCGCACGAACGACAACCCCGTGTTCTACGTGCAGTACGCGCACGCCCGCACCTGCGCGGTCGACCGCAACGCCGAGGCCGCTGGCATCGACCGCAGCGCCTTCGTGCCCGAGCTTCTGACGCACGCGTCTGAGACCGAGCTGCTGGGCAAGCTGCAGGAGTACCCCGGCATCATCGCGGGTGCCGCCGAGCTGCGCGAACCGCACCGCGTCGCCCGCTTCCTCGAAGAGCTCGCCGCGGCCTACCACCGCTGGTACGACGCCTGCCGCGTGCTGCCCCTGGGCGACGAGCCCATCGGCGACCTGCACCGCACGCGCCTGTGGCTCAACGACGCTGCGGGCCAGGTGCTGCGCAACGGCCTCGATCTCATCGGTGTTTCGGCGCCCGAGCGCCTCTAA
- the lysA gene encoding diaminopimelate decarboxylase — protein sequence MTEPTQPADLNAIDTRVFPPTARRGNECRELKIGEIRATDLTAQFGSPLYVIDEGAARAKAREVFTALTSEAERIGTSATVYYAGKAFLCVEVAAWMAEEGLAIDVASGGELSVALAAGVKPEMIGFHGNNKSVSEIDRAVAAGVGTIIIDSEIEIERVAQAAAAHGRVQRVRLRVNSGVHASTHDFLATSHEDQKFGQPLAAAPRLASLVLAHASLDFVGLHCHIGSQIFATEGFRESAKRLLSVYPELAKLAGRDIPELNLGGGFGIAYTPDQAADAPEVSRIARELADIVAESCAAAGVPVPKLAFEPGRAIIGQSGVTLYTVGTTKTVQLAGSDAAADPADQGFSERLYVSVDGGMSDNARPALYGADYHVRIANRVSAADAALVRVVGKHCESGDIVVQRDLLPGDVRPGDTLAVATTGAYCWSLASNYNYVPRPPVVAVTDGRARLIVHGETEAELLAKSVTGAADWAPTPRS from the coding sequence ATGACCGAGCCCACCCAGCCGGCCGACCTGAACGCCATCGATACTCGCGTTTTTCCGCCCACAGCGCGTCGCGGAAACGAGTGTCGTGAGCTGAAGATTGGTGAGATTCGCGCCACCGATCTCACCGCGCAGTTCGGTTCGCCCCTGTACGTCATTGACGAGGGCGCCGCACGTGCGAAGGCCCGCGAGGTGTTCACCGCGCTCACGAGCGAGGCCGAACGCATTGGCACCTCGGCGACCGTGTACTACGCGGGCAAAGCATTTTTGTGCGTCGAGGTCGCGGCATGGATGGCCGAGGAAGGCCTCGCCATTGACGTCGCCAGCGGCGGCGAACTCTCGGTGGCCCTGGCCGCAGGCGTGAAGCCCGAGATGATCGGTTTCCACGGCAATAACAAGTCGGTCAGCGAGATCGACCGCGCGGTAGCCGCGGGCGTGGGCACCATCATCATCGACAGCGAGATCGAGATTGAGCGCGTCGCTCAGGCGGCCGCAGCCCACGGGCGTGTGCAGCGTGTGCGGTTGCGCGTCAACAGCGGGGTGCACGCCTCCACCCACGACTTCCTGGCGACCTCGCACGAGGATCAGAAGTTCGGTCAGCCGCTGGCCGCAGCTCCCCGCCTGGCCTCACTGGTGCTCGCGCATGCGTCGCTCGACTTTGTGGGCCTGCACTGCCACATCGGTTCGCAAATCTTCGCGACCGAGGGCTTCCGCGAATCAGCCAAGCGGCTGCTGAGCGTGTACCCCGAGCTGGCCAAGCTTGCGGGCCGCGATATTCCCGAGCTCAACCTGGGCGGTGGCTTCGGCATTGCTTACACTCCTGATCAGGCAGCTGACGCCCCCGAGGTGTCTCGCATCGCTCGCGAGCTCGCAGACATTGTGGCCGAGAGCTGCGCGGCAGCCGGTGTGCCGGTGCCGAAGCTGGCCTTCGAGCCCGGGCGCGCGATCATCGGCCAGTCGGGCGTGACGCTCTACACCGTTGGCACCACGAAGACGGTGCAGCTTGCGGGCAGCGACGCGGCCGCAGATCCCGCCGATCAGGGGTTCAGCGAGCGCCTGTACGTGAGCGTCGATGGCGGCATGAGCGATAACGCTCGCCCCGCCCTCTATGGCGCTGACTACCACGTGCGCATCGCCAACCGCGTGAGTGCCGCTGATGCTGCCCTCGTGCGCGTCGTAGGCAAGCACTGCGAATCGGGCGACATTGTGGTGCAGCGCGACCTGCTGCCCGGTGACGTGCGCCCGGGGGATACCCTCGCCGTTGCCACGACCGGCGCTTACTGCTGGTCGCTTGCGAGCAACTATAACTATGTGCCAAGGCCCCCGGTGGTCGCAGTGACCGACGGCCGTGCGCGCCTGATCGTGCACGGCGAAACCGAAGCCGAACTGCTCGCCAAGAGCGTGACGGGCGCCGCTGACTGGGCCCCCACGCCCCGCAGCTAA